The sequence CAACAAGTCCGGAGTGGAGACGGAAAGAACGTACGGAATTTCTTTCTGGGGGAATTCTCTTTTAGGGATTTTAGGTTTGCTAGGGGCTCTATATATAGCGCAAGCATTTCGAAGAAGATACGAGATTGTCCGAAGTCTGAAACGACTTGACCTCTGGATCGGTTCCAAAAGAGGTTTTGTATTGAAACATTCAGCGATCACTAAGGGCTTATCGGAAGAAGAGGGAGCGGCGTTGGCCTCCTGCAAAGTGGAATCGATCCCTATATACGAGACGTATAGAAGTTTAGATCTAAATTCCCGCACCTCACTTCTTAGGATCGCACGCAAATTATTGGCGAATATAAAGGAAGAAGAATCCGCATGAGCGAAGAAGTAAAAGGAAGGATCTCCGTAGAGACGGAGAATATATTTCCGATCATTAAAAAATGGTTATATTCCGAAAAAGACATATTCCTAAGAGAATTGGTGTCGAATGCTTGCGACGCAATCGCTAAGCTCAAAAAGATCTCTTTAAGCGAGGAGTTCGAAGGCGGGACTGATTACAGGATCGATCTGAATTTCGATCAGAACGAGAGAATCCTCACTATCCAAGACAACGGGATAGGAATGAGCGAAGAAGAGGTCCATAAATATATCAACCAGATCGCATTCTCCGGTGCAGAGGAATTCGTAAAGAAATACCAAGGAGAAGGGGACAAGCCTGAGATTATCGGTCATTTCGGTCTTGGCTTCTATTCCTGCTTTATGGTTTCTTCTAAGGTTCGCATAGAGACCAAATCTTATCGAAAGGGAAGCCAGCCGGTAGTTTGGGAGAGTGAATCCGGTACGGAATTTACGATTAAGCCGGGAGAGACCACAGAGAGAGGAACAAAGATCTCTTTATTCTTGGACGGAGATTCCGGAGAATATTTGGACCCTTGGAAATTAAAGGAACTAGTTCGTAAATACTGTGATTTCCTTCCGGTTCCGATCTATGTGAAAGAGGAAAAGGCAAATAAGCAGACTCCTCTTTGGAGCGAGCAACCTTCTTCCGTTAAGAAGGAACAGTACGACGATTTTTATAAGTATTTATTTCCGTTTGCAGAGGACCCTCTCTTCCATGTTCATCTAAACGTTGATTATCCGTTTAAACTTCAGGGGATCCTATACTTCCCAAGATTGAAGCATGAGCTGGATGCGAATCGAATGGGGATCAAGCTCTATTGCAATCATGTATTCGTTTCTGACGAAGCAAAGGAGTTGGTTCCTCAGTTCTTAACGGTATTGCAAGGGACCTTGGATATTCCGGACCTTCCTCTAAACGTTTCTCGTTCTTATCTGCAAAACGATCCTTTGGTCAAAAAGATCTCTTCTCATATAGTAAAAAAGGTCTCCGACAAATTGCAGGAAGAGTTCAAAAGGGATCCGGATGAGTTTCGTAAGAATTGGGACGAGATCTCTCTATTCGTAAAATACGGACTCATGACGGATGAGAAATTCTACGAATCTGCAAAAGATCTGATCTTCTTCCGATCGTCTAACGGTGATTTGACGAAACTGGAAGATTATGTAGAGAGAAATAAGGAAAAGAACTTAGGCAAGATCTACTACGCAGGAGAAGCGGAGCTTTCTTCCGTATATATGGATTTGTTGAAATCCCAAGGCCTCGAAGCAGTGCTTGTGGATTCCAGAATTGATAGCCATTTCCTACAATTCTTAGAAGGGAAGAATGCCGACTGGAAATTCCAAAGAGTGGATTCCGAACTTGCAGACCAGGTCTTGGATAAGGAAGCTTCTCCCGATCTAGCGGATTCGGAAAACAAGACGATAGAAGATCGCTTGAAAGAGATCTTTTCCAAAGCAGTGGGAAGGGAAGGAGTGGAGATCAAGACCGAGGCCTTAAAGGCAGAGGATGTTCCTTCTGTTATCTTGCTTCCGGAACATTTGAGAAGGATCGCCGAAATGGGTCAGTTTTATGGTCAAAAATCTTCTGAATTACTGAAGACCCATACTCTTCTGATCAATCGCAAATCGAAACTAGTAAAGAATATACTTTCTTTGTCTAAGGGTTTGCATCCGGAGAAGGCTGAAAAACTGGCGAGGTCCGTATATGACTTGGCCTTATTAGGAGCAAAGCTTCTCAGCGAGGAAGAACTGAGTGCTATGGTCCGTAGACAAAGGGATTTGCTCGAACAGCTTTCCTCGGATTGATCGAAAAAAAAGAAGGGAAATCGGAGATCGTACCGATATTTTTACTGGTACCGGTATGCGGACACCGATTTTCCCGATTCTTATATACTCTTTGATGTTCCTGTCTAGCGAAGTCTGGGCTCAGGACGCGAAAAAAGGGAAACCTCTGCCCGAAGAGGAGACGGAAGTCCATAAGGACGGTCAGTCCTTAGATAAGGAATACTACGAGTATTATTTCAAAACCCTTCCCAATACGGATGTTTTGGAGAAGGAGAAGTTGGAATACAACCTTATCCGATCCTTGAAATTAGAATTGAGAAAGAGAGATCCGGAGAAAATGAATCCGGAAGAATTGAAGAAAATAAACGCAGGTTCTGTGCGTTATGAGAGAGTCTTCGAGGATTCTATTTGGATGAGAGGGATCCGAAAGCAGTTAGGTCATCTGAAATTCAAGGACTACATGTTCGTAATCGTTTACGATAAGTATTATTGCTTTATTTCCTACGAGATGAATCCAGCGAGATACATACAAGAACCATATCAGGTTCAGCTTATCTTTAAGAAGGAAAATCCTTTTACTTCTACTCTGCCTCAGCCTTGAAAGTGCTGAAATAAAAACTCAACGCGATTATTCCTAAAGAGAATACGATCCCGAAGAAGAACAATTCTTCCATAAAGCTAAAGTTAGGTGCCGCGGCAGTATTGCCAACGATCCTCCCGAGGATCATCGGTTTGCCTAAATTCTTCCAAGTGCGGGTACGGACCTGCACTGTGTCTCCGACTCTCATTCTTCTGTTAGTGAGTTGATCGACTTCTTCTGTGACTTCGTGTTTCTTGCCGTGCTCGTCCGGAACTAAGTAAGTGTAAACGTGGACGATCCTGCCCAACTTGTTCAGTTTCGTGTCCTCGATCAAAACGCCGAATTCCTTGTTTCCGGGAAGAGAAAGCTCACTGTATATCGATTCTAAACCGCGATTTTCCCAATAGACTAGGCCGAATAAAGGGAGAAAGAAAGCAAAAGAAACCCAGCCCATGACGAAGAGAATCTTATAGAACGGGGTAGAGTTCGGTTTCATTCGAAGCAGTTCTAATGCTCTTTTTCATCGTAGAATATTACAACCAAGTTTCCTTTTTTTGTAGGAAGAAAAAACGAATGGTGCAATGGATCGGGGAAAGGATAATTAGGATATGAAGGTATCTCGGTCTGATTTTTTAAAATACATGGGCAAGGGGATGCTCGCTCTGACTGCTGTCCGAAGCGTTGATCTTCTTTCCGAAACGAAATCGAGTCGTTCTCATAAAAAACATTTCGCCTCTGATTCTTCTCTTGGACATTCCAAGAAAATACCGGGCGCAACTTTCAAGCCGGTGCGTCCCAGCACTGTGGATGATCTCATTCTTCCGGAGGGGTTTCGTTACGACGTGATCGCAGCTTACGGAGACAAGATCAATGCAAAGGGAGATACTTTCGGATTCGCAGCGGATTTCAATTGCTTCTTTCCTTTTCCGAATGATCCGAACTCTGCTCTCCTTTGGACAAATCACGAGTACTTAAACGAATTAGAATATTATGTGACTGGATATGATTATCAAGTCAAGGCTCCGAATACTCGTACTCCTGAGCAGATCGAAAAGTATCTGTATGCTTTGGGCGGATCCATCATAGGACTTCGTAAATCGAATGGTACTTGGGTCCTGGATCCGAATTCCAAATACGGAAGAAGGATCACTGGACGCACTGAATTCCAACTCAAAGGTCCGGCATCAGGTTCGGAAGCGATGGGAGGAAAGACCAAGGCGTACGGTACTTTTGCAAATTGTTCCGGAGGTGGAACTCTTTGGAGCACTGCTCTTTCTTGCGAAGAGAACTTTGATATGGTTGTGAATGATTGCAAGCTCGAAGATATCCGAGAATACGGATGGATCATAGAAATAGATCCTTTCGATCCGAATTCTACTCCGATCAAACACACTGCTCTCGGAAGATTTGCGCATGAGAATGCCGCACTCGCCGTTTCTCCTTCTGGCAAGTTAGTCGTCTATATGGGAGACGATAGTAAGGACCAATGCGTTTATAAATTTGTTTCTGCAGAAAAATACGATCCTAAGAAAGGAAAAGCAAACTCCGAGCTTTTAGATAAGGGAACTTTGTATGTAGGGAACTTTGAAAAATGTATCTGGGTTCCTTTGGATTTAGAGAAGAATAACGATCTGAAAAATGCCAAGGACAAAGAAGGCAAGCCAATGTTCTCGAACCAAGCGGATGTACTTGTTCGTTGCAGAGAAGCAGCAAAGGTTGTAGGAGGAACTCCTATGGATCGCCCAGAAGATCTGGAAGTGCATCCATTGGATGGAAGTATATTTGTCTCCTTTACGAATAACGATTCTCACGGAAATTTTTACGGACAGATCGTGCGGATCTTTGAAAAAGATTCTAATCCAGAAGCAGAGAATTTTGATTTCGAAGTGTTTGCTGCGGGAGGAGGGAAGAGCGGATTTTCTTCTCCGGATAATTTGGCATTCGATTCTGCAGGTGGACTCTGGATGGTAACCGACATGACCACCAAGCTACTCGGAAAATCCATCTTTAAGAAATTCGGAAATAACGGGATGTTCTTTCTACCTACAAGCAGAGGAGACGAGGGCAAGGTATTCCAATTTGCATCCGCACCGATCGGCTCGGAGCTTACAGGGCCTTGGTTTACTCCTGACGAAGAGTTTTTATTCTTATCTGTGCAGCATCCAGGAGAAGATACTAAAGATTATTCTCGTCCTACTAGCTCTTGGCCAAGTAAGAAGAAGGGAGATATCCCTAAACCTGCAGTGGTAGTGATCCGAAGAGAGAATTAATTTTTTAGACAGGCAGCGATTGCGTCTTCTTCTTTTTCGAAGTGAGCGAACGGTTTCCATAATCCTAATAGATTAAAGATCTGAATTACTTTCTCTCCCGCTTCTGTAAGAAGTAGTTTCTTTCCTTCTTGAGTGAGACGGTTCTTCAATTCGAAGATGGCGCGTATTCCTGAACTAGAAACATACTTTAGATCGGAAAGATTCAGAACCGTATTGTTAGCATGCTTTACTTCTAGAACCTTCTCCCTGAAGAAAGGAAAGGTAGACTCATCTAAACGACCTGAAATCAGATAGACTTTGATTTCGGCTCCGGCTTCCTGCTCGAGTATCTTCAAACTATCCATGTTTCTTTACTACCACCCGTAATCGTTCCGGAGAGACCGAAAAATCCGCCTTTGCCCCGGGAGGGAAATCGTAAATGCGTTCCGCTAAGGAATCGATGGAGATCCCTCCCCGCATTTCCGAAATTAGACGGAATGAATTGCGAACTGTGAAGTGAGCCAGTTTATATTCCCGGTTTTCCTTCTTGCGCAACTCTCTACAGTACACTTTGAAATAAGGCGCTTGCTTGTCAAAGCTTACGTCCGTATTTTCGCAAGACATAACCCAACCAGTGGAGCCCGCTCCGGTATAGACTAAAAGCCCTGAGCATTTATGTTCTTCCGATTCGTTTTCGTGAGAGATTAAGAAGCGACTCGTGAGATCCGGACTATTGTTTCTTATCGAGATCTCGCTGATCCCTTGGAAGGTCTCGATTGCCTGACCATCCGGATATTCTATCTTAACATTGATGCGAGGCCATTCCTCAATATCAGTATTTTCCCAATTCTTAGAAACAGCTTCTGCAATATCTCCCGTATGAAAGGAGAGTAGGGCGCCAACCGAAGTCTCTGGATCCGAATTGCAACCTAAGACTAGATTCTCGAGAGCATGGTGAGCTACGTAAGTGAAGTGATTGTCTCCACCAAGAGCGATCACTAAGTCGAAGCGGGAAATATCTAGATTATCTAATTCTTCTCTAAAGATGAATTTTCCAGCAGGGAAGATCCGTTTTAATTCTTCTCTGCTTTGCAATTGGCGTTGGTGGGATTTATAAATTCGGGAGAAGGAATCGTTCTGAATATGAGCGATCCGTTTTAATTCTTCCTCAGAAGAATAGGCTTCCAAATCTAATTCGTACTTGGTCCGTTTGATGACTACCAAAACGGATTCGGGTTTTTTTCGCTTTTCCGAGGGCATGGATTACCTATTTGGACGGAATATGCCCTCCTAGAAAACGAAAAAAATCAGACTAAAGCGGGCTCGGAGCTATTATTTGTTTCCGAATCCGTAGCGGCCAGGATTGCCTTCAGCACTGTTATGGTGCTCTTGAATTTCATTCTGTTACCGGTCAACCTATAGAGAGCGACTAGATGTTTTAGATTTCTAATATTCTCCGGCTCTCTGGATCTGAGTTTCTCGGAGAATTCTAATGACTTCCAGTAATCCTTGGTTTTGCGTAGGCAATACGAAATATAGAAAATGTATTCGTTGTCGAAAGGTATTTTAGATAGATACGCCTCGGAGTATTTTGCACCCATATCGTATTCTTTCGCATTGATGCTGATCCTTGCGAGTTGCTTGTATAGGGCTGGATCGGAATCATCGATTGCAAGTGCTTGCGCAAAAGCTTCTTTTGTTTTTTCGGTATTTCCCTTCTTATATTCTTTGATACCGATCTGGAGGAGACGACTGTATTCTTCGGAAACTGTTTTAATAGGAGAAGAGATCGCCTCTACTTCTTTATAACTAATACTTAATAGACTTAGATCGTCGGAGATCTCTCCTGCAGCAGAGATTAGTCTTTCTAGATCCTCTAGATTTCCGCCAGAGAGTTCTACGAATCTGAGAAATAGGTTCTCATCCTCATTCATGACAGGCTCTGCAGAATTCGGATCTTGGATAATGATATCGTCTCTTCCGTCTGAACCGATAAAGATCAGATCTCCCGCTTCCAATTTATCCACTCGAACCAAAGGCTCAGAAGTATTTTCGGAGAAGCCGAGCTTTCTTAAAGGGAAATCCGGGTCCACGAAGGAAGCCTTTCTGTCCCTATAGAGAACCATATTCGGATGTTCGGCATTGATAGAATAAAGAGCACCTGTCTCTTCGTCCAAGAGGCAGATCATTGCAGAGACAAGCATTGTACCATCAAAGGTAACGAATACGTTTTGCAATTCCGTATAGCAGTCTTTTAACCATTTCTCTGGAGTTTTTTTCTGGTTTGTGCGAGAGATCTGTGTACGGGAGACGATTGCTTTAAAGACCGTTCCCATAACCAGCGCGCCTCCCGCTCCTTGGATGGATTTTCCCATCGCGTCAGAGTTCATAATTACAAGATACTTCTTCCCATAAAGAACGATCTCACTGATGGAGACAAGGTCTCCACCTATATCAGATTCTTTCTTTCTAAATACGAATGTCTTCTTCTGTCTTAAGATGCCGCGGATCTTAGTGGAATTACTTTCGTATTTCAGGGTTGCGAGAGGACGAAGAAGTAGAGAAGTAAGATAATAGTCGCCGTCTTGCTTTTCTTTCAGTGCGCGAAGGTCTGTAAGAGTTTCCTGTAACTCTTTGGTTTTTTCCTCTACTTTCTTTTCTAAGAACATTTGATGATCGAGCAGATCCTTCTTCATGTGAATGAAGACTTCTGCCATTTCGCCTAACTCGTCGGAACGATGTAAATCCACGATTGTAGATTCGTCTTCCGCAGGGTTTTTCATGGCAAAATTCAGTGCCTTCACCGCATTAATGATATCTCTGGAGAATCGGTAGGAAGCGAATAAGATTCCACCGAAGACAGCGAGTGCGATCAGTCCGCAATACAACCAAAGATTTCGAGTCGATTCATAGAGCTCGGTCTCATCAATCATCAGTAGAAAGTCTAACTTAAGATTACTCAAGCCTTGGTTTTCGTAGGGAACTTGGGTAAGATAAAAATGTTTTCCTTCGAATGTAAATCGAGAGGCGCCGCTTAGATCTTCCGGCTTGCGATCTCCAAGATATTTTGAAATCGTAGGATCGGAGAAGGAGATGAGTTTTCCTTTTTCAAAGATCGCGAGATGAATGTCTTCTGACCCTGTGATGGTATGTATAAATTTATCATCCACTACCTGGCCTACCATCATTAGACCACCGCCTCTCAGAGGAGCAGTCACCCTAAGCCCTAAACCGCTATGACCGATCTCCAAGGTAGAAGCAATTCTTCCCTGCAAAGCCTCTTGGACGATCTTCTGTCCTGATTTATCGTCTCCATAATCCGCAGGTCGATGAAAACGGAAAAATACATGCCCCGTCCTATCATGAATCTCAAAGATAGAGAGACCATACTGTGACATGATGCCTTTGATATAATCTAAGTTCGCTTGTAAGATGCCGCGATTGTGAAGGCCATTCTCTAAAATAGATAAGGTCTTTTGATTTCTCTCAATCTCTTTCAGAAGAAGACGGATAACTTCTTCCTTGTGTTTGAGTTCCTTCCTAAATTCCAAGGAGCGGTCTAACGCTCTCTTGTCCTGCGGTTCGTTTTTCACTCTGTCGATCATTTGAATGAAGGTGATCGCAAGAATTAGGACTAAGAGAAGCTGACTTGCTCCCAGGATCAGGAATATTTTTTGTCTAAAACTCATAAGTTCGTTCCGGAATATGGATTTGCCCCGGAAGGGGAGGGCGCTTTTTATTTTCAGCCTTTTCTTTTTCAAATTAGAAAAGAGACCAACAAGATAATGTAAGAAGATCCCAATAGTACTAAGGATTCGTGAAATTCCGGTTACAAAACGCATCACCTAATAGTTTGTTAGCTGGAAGAAAAAAACAGAATTGTTCTGTGGTAATTGCTACAGATGCGCGCGGCCCCCACCCTCATCGGGTGGTGGAGGTGGGCCCCAGTGGGAGAAGCTCGCGTCCGCTCTATCATATTTCCGCGTTTCTTGCAAGAGTGAATTTTGTGCTCCAAAAATGTGGGAACTGTTTTAATGTTCTTGCACATAACTTCCCTGAAATTCGACCCAGGTTCATATCTCTGGAGCTTGACTGGGAGCAGGGCTGTAGGAACTCTAACATTAGATGAGCGAGCAAGAATCACAGAAACCCGGATTTCCTTTTCACCCTTTAGAAGATTTCGTTTTGGGAGAAGTCTTGGGTCGAACTCTGCAGTCATTGGGAGTCCCGAAGGAAGAGATCGAAAAAGCGATTCTCTCTCATCTTCCTCCAGGCCAGACCCAATTCTTTTTTACTCCAAACGCAAAGAAGCAGATCCTTCTGCAAAGCATGCCAGTAGAATTAAGATCCTTTTTAGAAGCGGGAGATTGGAAGAAGGTCCTCGATACCCTCAGGAAAACGATCAAAGAAGAAGGGAGATTGGATCTTTCATTAGAGTTAATCGAGTGGATCTTTACAGGCTTCGACCAAGAAGATTTGGTCCGCGATCTATTCTCCTTGGTATTGAATGACAAAATAGAATTAAAGAAAGAATTCTATCCCCTCTTGAAAGAAGAATACGACAAGGAAATGAGAGGAGATCTGGACCGTTTCCGTGAAAAATAAAAAAGCCGGGGATCCCGGCTTTCAGAGCATTCAAATTTGTTAATATTTATTTAAAGATCGGATTAAGCCACATCAGCAAGAGGAGAAGGAGCCGTGCCTCTGACTTCTTTTCTTCCTTTTTCGGTCCAAACTGCTCTTTGGATCGTGATAATTCCCATAAAGTGAAGGATTCTCATTACTTGGTAAGTAATATCCAATTCGAACCAACGGAACGCGAAGTTAGGAGAATTCGGATGAGCATGGTGATTGTTCTGATATAATTCTCCCATGATCAAGAAATCCACAGGAAGAGTGTTCTTAGAATTATCTGGGTTCTTTGCATGGTTGCGATATCCATACATGTGACCGCACCAGTTCACGACTGCTCCGTGAGCCGGTCCCATTAGATAATGGATAGGTAATAAAGCATACAACCAAGTTGCATCTGCAGGAACAAATGCCATATAGAAAAGAGTGTAAGAAGTTCCGAAGAATAAACGGATGAACCAAGAATCTGCGAAACGATCGAACCAAGGGATCTCAGGATAATTTCCTTTGAACTCTTTCTCTACTTCTTCTTTGCGATCCAGAATGTTTTCGTAAACAACTGCGGTGGTCCACATCATATCGAAAAACCCTTTAGAAGCTACAGGAGAATGCGGATCTTTTTCGGTATCACTATATGCGTGATGTCGTCTGTGAAGGATTGCGTATGCTCTCGGATTGAGGAAGGAAGATCCTTGTAC comes from Leptospira semungkisensis and encodes:
- the htpG gene encoding molecular chaperone HtpG — protein: MSEEVKGRISVETENIFPIIKKWLYSEKDIFLRELVSNACDAIAKLKKISLSEEFEGGTDYRIDLNFDQNERILTIQDNGIGMSEEEVHKYINQIAFSGAEEFVKKYQGEGDKPEIIGHFGLGFYSCFMVSSKVRIETKSYRKGSQPVVWESESGTEFTIKPGETTERGTKISLFLDGDSGEYLDPWKLKELVRKYCDFLPVPIYVKEEKANKQTPLWSEQPSSVKKEQYDDFYKYLFPFAEDPLFHVHLNVDYPFKLQGILYFPRLKHELDANRMGIKLYCNHVFVSDEAKELVPQFLTVLQGTLDIPDLPLNVSRSYLQNDPLVKKISSHIVKKVSDKLQEEFKRDPDEFRKNWDEISLFVKYGLMTDEKFYESAKDLIFFRSSNGDLTKLEDYVERNKEKNLGKIYYAGEAELSSVYMDLLKSQGLEAVLVDSRIDSHFLQFLEGKNADWKFQRVDSELADQVLDKEASPDLADSENKTIEDRLKEIFSKAVGREGVEIKTEALKAEDVPSVILLPEHLRRIAEMGQFYGQKSSELLKTHTLLINRKSKLVKNILSLSKGLHPEKAEKLARSVYDLALLGAKLLSEEELSAMVRRQRDLLEQLSSD
- a CDS encoding PhoX family protein; protein product: MKVSRSDFLKYMGKGMLALTAVRSVDLLSETKSSRSHKKHFASDSSLGHSKKIPGATFKPVRPSTVDDLILPEGFRYDVIAAYGDKINAKGDTFGFAADFNCFFPFPNDPNSALLWTNHEYLNELEYYVTGYDYQVKAPNTRTPEQIEKYLYALGGSIIGLRKSNGTWVLDPNSKYGRRITGRTEFQLKGPASGSEAMGGKTKAYGTFANCSGGGTLWSTALSCEENFDMVVNDCKLEDIREYGWIIEIDPFDPNSTPIKHTALGRFAHENAALAVSPSGKLVVYMGDDSKDQCVYKFVSAEKYDPKKGKANSELLDKGTLYVGNFEKCIWVPLDLEKNNDLKNAKDKEGKPMFSNQADVLVRCREAAKVVGGTPMDRPEDLEVHPLDGSIFVSFTNNDSHGNFYGQIVRIFEKDSNPEAENFDFEVFAAGGGKSGFSSPDNLAFDSAGGLWMVTDMTTKLLGKSIFKKFGNNGMFFLPTSRGDEGKVFQFASAPIGSELTGPWFTPDEEFLFLSVQHPGEDTKDYSRPTSSWPSKKKGDIPKPAVVVIRREN
- a CDS encoding STAS domain-containing protein encodes the protein MDSLKILEQEAGAEIKVYLISGRLDESTFPFFREKVLEVKHANNTVLNLSDLKYVSSSGIRAIFELKNRLTQEGKKLLLTEAGEKVIQIFNLLGLWKPFAHFEKEEDAIAACLKN
- a CDS encoding NAD+ kinase, whose translation is MPSEKRKKPESVLVVIKRTKYELDLEAYSSEEELKRIAHIQNDSFSRIYKSHQRQLQSREELKRIFPAGKFIFREELDNLDISRFDLVIALGGDNHFTYVAHHALENLVLGCNSDPETSVGALLSFHTGDIAEAVSKNWENTDIEEWPRINVKIEYPDGQAIETFQGISEISIRNNSPDLTSRFLISHENESEEHKCSGLLVYTGAGSTGWVMSCENTDVSFDKQAPYFKVYCRELRKKENREYKLAHFTVRNSFRLISEMRGGISIDSLAERIYDFPPGAKADFSVSPERLRVVVKKHG
- a CDS encoding SpoIIE family protein phosphatase, with the translated sequence MSFRQKIFLILGASQLLLVLILAITFIQMIDRVKNEPQDKRALDRSLEFRKELKHKEEVIRLLLKEIERNQKTLSILENGLHNRGILQANLDYIKGIMSQYGLSIFEIHDRTGHVFFRFHRPADYGDDKSGQKIVQEALQGRIASTLEIGHSGLGLRVTAPLRGGGLMMVGQVVDDKFIHTITGSEDIHLAIFEKGKLISFSDPTISKYLGDRKPEDLSGASRFTFEGKHFYLTQVPYENQGLSNLKLDFLLMIDETELYESTRNLWLYCGLIALAVFGGILFASYRFSRDIINAVKALNFAMKNPAEDESTIVDLHRSDELGEMAEVFIHMKKDLLDHQMFLEKKVEEKTKELQETLTDLRALKEKQDGDYYLTSLLLRPLATLKYESNSTKIRGILRQKKTFVFRKKESDIGGDLVSISEIVLYGKKYLVIMNSDAMGKSIQGAGGALVMGTVFKAIVSRTQISRTNQKKTPEKWLKDCYTELQNVFVTFDGTMLVSAMICLLDEETGALYSINAEHPNMVLYRDRKASFVDPDFPLRKLGFSENTSEPLVRVDKLEAGDLIFIGSDGRDDIIIQDPNSAEPVMNEDENLFLRFVELSGGNLEDLERLISAAGEISDDLSLLSISYKEVEAISSPIKTVSEEYSRLLQIGIKEYKKGNTEKTKEAFAQALAIDDSDPALYKQLARISINAKEYDMGAKYSEAYLSKIPFDNEYIFYISYCLRKTKDYWKSLEFSEKLRSREPENIRNLKHLVALYRLTGNRMKFKSTITVLKAILAATDSETNNSSEPALV
- a CDS encoding acyl-CoA desaturase, encoding MAIVLSFFAAHWILAAFVQSFYLHRYSAHQMFKLNRFWEKFFYFFTFFVQGSSFLNPRAYAILHRRHHAYSDTEKDPHSPVASKGFFDMMWTTAVVYENILDRKEEVEKEFKGNYPEIPWFDRFADSWFIRLFFGTSYTLFYMAFVPADATWLYALLPIHYLMGPAHGAVVNWCGHMYGYRNHAKNPDNSKNTLPVDFLIMGELYQNNHHAHPNSPNFAFRWFELDITYQVMRILHFMGIITIQRAVWTEKGRKEVRGTAPSPLADVA